The Dehalogenimonas lykanthroporepellens BL-DC-9 genome includes a window with the following:
- a CDS encoding conserved hypothetical protein (KEGG: deb:DehaBAV1_0185 hypothetical protein) — translation MSKNINTMIDDLVGTLTDPIIVYPGGWGDSLPEWLKNAITLERLTENMKVTKGEQPTGTDSEACAYLNTASLTLPMDSDWSQIYLYVASKTYTRWSKSEMPKDIRVNSLTDQQMSDLIRLKEWLYQRRTTARQEQERAERRHQKEEEVAKRESEQPALFEF, via the coding sequence TTGTCCAAAAATATCAATACGATGATAGATGACTTAGTAGGTACGCTAACCGATCCTATCATTGTCTATCCAGGAGGTTGGGGGGATAGTCTCCCAGAATGGTTAAAAAATGCCATTACTCTGGAACGGTTAACTGAAAACATGAAGGTAACTAAAGGAGAACAACCTACTGGCACGGATTCTGAAGCCTGTGCCTATCTCAATACGGCTTCGCTTACTTTGCCGATGGATAGCGACTGGAGCCAGATTTATCTGTATGTCGCTAGTAAAACCTATACCCGATGGAGCAAGAGTGAGATGCCAAAGGATATCAGGGTTAATTCATTAACAGACCAGCAGATGTCCGACCTGATCCGGCTGAAAGAATGGCTATATCAACGGCGAACCACAGCCAGACAGGAACAAGAACGGGCAGAAAGACGTCATCAGAAAGAAGAGGAGGTAGCCAAAAGAGAATCGGAACAGCCAGCGTTGTTTGAGTTCTAA
- a CDS encoding conserved hypothetical protein (KEGG: deg:DehalGT_0223 hypothetical protein): MPIKWNALMVNEAMDMVEEYVNQAIEPLEQAKLVAVEARKIPNLPGYIDQHLSRLIGEIERVTGGVLSWNQQPHPGYVRSAISSVRESIPNGMVEAERQKANSGKQLSLVS, encoded by the coding sequence ATGCCTATCAAGTGGAATGCGCTGATGGTCAATGAGGCAATGGATATGGTCGAGGAATACGTCAATCAAGCCATTGAGCCATTGGAACAGGCAAAGCTGGTAGCTGTGGAAGCGAGGAAAATCCCCAACCTGCCAGGCTACATTGACCAGCACCTGTCCCGTCTCATTGGCGAAATCGAGCGGGTTACTGGTGGGGTATTGTCTTGGAACCAGCAACCTCATCCGGGGTATGTTCGTTCCGCGATTAGCTCTGTCCGTGAGTCTATACCCAATGGAATGGTAGAGGCAGAGCGGCAGAAGGCAAACAGCGGCAAACAGCTCAGTTTAGTGAGTTAA
- a CDS encoding Rubrerythrin (PFAM: Rubrerythrin~KEGG: drt:Dret_1205 rubrerythrin), which yields MGKSIKGTRTEINLLTAFAGESQARNRYTYFAGAAKKEGYEQISRIFIETADNEKEHAKVFFKYLEGGEVEIKASYPAGVIGTTRENLEEAANGEKMEWSVIYANFAAEADKEGFGEIATSFREIAEVEEFHERRYRGLAANIDKGEVFKRPATVKWHCLNCGYVHEGPEAPELCPACKHPRSYYELLAENW from the coding sequence ATGGGTAAGTCAATCAAGGGAACTCGAACCGAAATCAATCTGCTGACCGCCTTCGCCGGCGAGTCACAGGCACGCAATCGCTATACTTATTTCGCCGGCGCCGCTAAGAAAGAAGGCTACGAGCAGATTTCCCGTATCTTCATTGAAACCGCCGATAACGAAAAGGAGCATGCCAAGGTCTTCTTCAAGTATCTCGAAGGCGGTGAGGTGGAAATCAAAGCCAGCTACCCCGCCGGTGTCATCGGCACCACCCGGGAAAATCTGGAAGAAGCCGCCAACGGGGAAAAGATGGAGTGGTCGGTCATTTACGCCAACTTCGCCGCCGAGGCCGATAAAGAAGGTTTCGGTGAAATTGCCACGTCATTCCGGGAAATCGCCGAGGTGGAAGAATTCCACGAACGGCGTTACCGCGGTCTGGCGGCTAACATCGACAAGGGTGAGGTCTTCAAGCGACCGGCTACCGTCAAGTGGCACTGCCTCAACTGCGGTTATGTTCACGAAGGCCCGGAAGCCCCGGAACTCTGTCCTGCCTGCAAGCATCCCCGCTCTTACTACGAACTGCTTGCCGAAAACTGGTAA
- a CDS encoding conserved hypothetical protein (KEGG: deb:DehaBAV1_0189 hypothetical protein): MVTTLCCPQDENPLSYDRLNGEWAQWFRTAQRFEHKVPAQDRGDIRHNIILELALTRARNGNKSFSEAMMCRIASCVVALYWRKQYKLTNGLDCGSCSQRQRAKCKAGYLYGECPKAIKTEYLSKPITDGDGNVTEFGNTIADDKAIDVGAWIDARTFLLSFPNRLVEIAHKRLEGTPLDKKDQKYLERFRRHEQKRLLQYVAN; this comes from the coding sequence GTGGTAACTACTTTATGCTGTCCACAAGACGAGAACCCCCTATCCTATGACCGACTTAACGGCGAATGGGCACAATGGTTTCGCACCGCCCAAAGGTTTGAACACAAAGTGCCCGCACAGGATAGGGGAGACATCCGACATAATATCATACTGGAACTGGCATTGACCAGAGCCAGAAACGGCAATAAGTCCTTCAGTGAAGCGATGATGTGCCGTATCGCAAGCTGTGTGGTCGCTCTTTACTGGCGTAAGCAATACAAGCTCACCAATGGGCTTGATTGCGGAAGCTGTAGCCAGAGGCAAAGAGCAAAATGCAAGGCGGGTTATCTCTACGGCGAATGTCCAAAGGCTATCAAGACTGAATACCTGTCAAAGCCGATAACAGACGGCGATGGCAACGTAACCGAGTTCGGGAATACCATCGCTGATGATAAGGCGATTGACGTTGGAGCTTGGATTGACGCCCGAACTTTCCTTCTTAGTTTCCCGAATAGGTTAGTTGAGATAGCTCACAAGAGGCTTGAGGGCACGCCTCTTGATAAAAAAGACCAGAAGTATCTGGAGCGGTTCAGACGACACGAACAAAAAAGATTATTACAGTATGTCGCAAACTGA
- a CDS encoding transposase mutator type (KEGG: sth:STH2289 transposase~manually curated~PFAM: transposase mutator type) has translation MAKDRMTLLELLRKSGSDGDLDFLREGVKMLAEAVMELEVKQKTGAEKHERSNGRLTYRNGYRGRIWDTRAGTIPLAIPRLRDGSYFPSLLEPRRRAEHALLAVIQEAYVLGISTRKVESLVQSLGLNGVSKSEVSRICGALDDEVERWRHRPLLWRYPYLWLDATYVKVRDSGRVVSQAVIIAYGVRETGEREIIGLEVGPSEDGVFWKEFLRGLVSRGLSGVMLVISDAHLGLKEAISTVLTGVSWQRCRVHFMRNALARVPRGAQAMVSAAIRTIFAQPDRDSACSQLRRVADNLRLRFGPVADQLEEAEPDILAYTAFPREHWRQLYSTNPLERLNKEIKRRSNVVGIFPNSQSVIRLIGAVLMEQQDEWEVGRRYFSLDSMKKTLEGAQEEPLIMALPA, from the coding sequence ATGGCCAAAGACAGGATGACACTTTTGGAATTGCTACGCAAGTCAGGAAGTGACGGTGATCTTGATTTTCTGAGAGAAGGGGTGAAGATGCTGGCCGAAGCGGTCATGGAGCTTGAGGTTAAGCAGAAGACCGGAGCTGAGAAACATGAGCGCAGTAACGGTCGTTTAACCTACCGTAACGGCTACCGGGGGCGTATCTGGGACACCCGGGCCGGCACGATACCCTTGGCGATTCCCCGGTTGCGGGACGGCAGTTATTTCCCCAGCTTGCTCGAGCCCCGGCGCCGGGCGGAACATGCCTTGCTGGCGGTAATCCAGGAAGCCTATGTATTGGGCATCAGCACCCGCAAGGTGGAATCTCTGGTTCAGTCACTGGGGCTTAACGGGGTCAGTAAGAGCGAGGTATCGCGAATATGCGGGGCTCTGGACGATGAAGTGGAACGATGGCGCCACCGGCCTTTGTTATGGCGTTATCCCTATCTGTGGCTGGATGCGACCTACGTCAAGGTCAGGGATTCAGGGCGGGTGGTCAGTCAGGCGGTAATTATCGCCTACGGAGTCCGTGAAACCGGAGAACGCGAGATCATCGGGCTTGAGGTCGGCCCCAGTGAAGACGGTGTATTCTGGAAAGAGTTTCTGCGGGGGTTGGTCAGCCGTGGTTTGAGCGGGGTGATGCTGGTAATCAGTGATGCTCATCTGGGGCTGAAGGAAGCCATCAGCACGGTACTCACCGGGGTATCGTGGCAACGCTGCCGGGTGCACTTCATGCGCAATGCGCTGGCCAGAGTGCCGCGGGGCGCCCAGGCTATGGTATCTGCCGCTATCCGGACCATTTTCGCTCAACCTGACCGCGATAGCGCTTGCAGCCAACTCCGCCGGGTAGCCGATAACCTCAGACTCCGATTCGGTCCTGTGGCCGACCAATTGGAAGAGGCAGAACCGGATATCCTGGCCTATACCGCCTTCCCGCGGGAACACTGGCGGCAACTGTACTCTACCAATCCCCTGGAGAGACTGAACAAGGAAATCAAGCGCCGCAGTAATGTGGTCGGCATCTTTCCCAACAGCCAATCGGTAATCAGGCTGATTGGGGCGGTGTTAATGGAACAGCAGGACGAGTGGGAGGTCGGACGACGCTACTTTTCTTTGGATTCGATGAAGAAAACGCTGGAAGGGGCGCAGGAGGAACCCCTGATCATGGCTTTACCAGCTTGA
- a CDS encoding conserved hypothetical protein (KEGG: deg:DehalGT_0222 hypothetical protein) yields MADTDTIFVLSKVDVIDCAREMGIPEEAITDDILAQVKKGVEWGMECWSDVVKEAINMALKS; encoded by the coding sequence ATGGCGGATACGGACACTATCTTTGTCCTCAGCAAGGTAGATGTCATTGATTGTGCCAGGGAGATGGGTATCCCTGAAGAAGCGATAACCGATGACATCCTCGCCCAGGTGAAGAAGGGTGTGGAATGGGGAATGGAGTGCTGGTCTGATGTCGTCAAGGAAGCCATCAATATGGCTCTCAAGAGCTAG
- a CDS encoding conserved hypothetical protein (KEGG: deb:DehaBAV1_0187 hypothetical protein) — MATGQMDLFDGVKLAEPEPTTTVKLGRKTVQIPLRKKRREAIKRLMEILEELEGKDIYIGSYDAGGRHFWLDNLKLPRLQLEWHPMRLKSDHTYIPSVIVLWGSKSAAVRIFTDYLVAVREQEYQGYWHYLLDFRNGFWQSPIDNFRSHYACLHITKFKD, encoded by the coding sequence ATGGCAACAGGTCAGATGGACTTGTTTGATGGAGTCAAACTTGCCGAACCTGAGCCGACCACTACAGTGAAACTGGGACGAAAAACCGTCCAGATACCGCTTCGTAAGAAACGGCGGGAAGCCATAAAGCGCCTGATGGAGATATTGGAAGAGCTGGAAGGTAAGGACATCTACATCGGCTCTTACGACGCCGGCGGACGCCACTTCTGGCTCGATAATCTGAAACTCCCCAGACTTCAACTGGAATGGCATCCCATGAGACTCAAGAGCGACCACACCTATATTCCCAGTGTCATCGTACTCTGGGGAAGCAAGTCAGCAGCCGTCAGGATATTCACCGACTACCTCGTGGCCGTGCGGGAACAGGAATACCAGGGTTACTGGCACTACCTGCTAGACTTCCGCAACGGTTTCTGGCAAAGCCCAATAGACAACTTCAGGTCACACTACGCCTGCCTGCATATAACCAAGTTCAAGGACTAA
- a CDS encoding multi-sensor signal transduction histidine kinase (TIGRFAM: PAS sensor protein~PFAM: ATP-binding region ATPase domain protein; histidine kinase HAMP region domain protein; PAS fold domain protein; histidine kinase A domain protein~KEGG: ttr:Tter_2868 PAS/PAC sensor signal transduction histidine kinase~SMART: ATP-binding region ATPase domain protein; histidine kinase A domain protein; histidine kinase HAMP region domain protein; PAS domain containing protein), with translation MFKSIQWRIAIPFIILILVSTGITGGYLISSVRNSQIDNLRFHLEEEARITAEASLPLLIQNSDLDILAKKLGQEIEARVTIIAPNGKVLGDSQENPAAMENHATRPEVKDALTSGFGESTRYSITLNEQMMYVAVPIYSQETVLGVARVALPLTAIQKSINHLTLTIILTMVGLALLTVLAAWFIARRTTGPLRQLTKATKQITAGQLGRKITLNTGDEIGQLGNAFNEMSSSLKSTMEAVSAEKAKLSTVLNNMVDGVILTDKEGIISTANRTASKLFGFEDKNVSGKSIIEVVREHEVDAVLVRCLQTSKEQSAQFESAVTKRFIRVIAAPVIDGKPSEILLLFQDLTELRNLQTMRKELVGNISHELRTPITGIKAMVETLHDGAIDDKEAAKDFLTRIESEVDRLAQTVSELTELSRIETGKAELRLEPLDLNVLVKDVIEQLQPLAERQQVTVSATLAKDLPEVLADRDRIRQTIINLVHNAVKFNRVGGNVKLYTKTNNNEVIVDISDTGIGISKDDLPHVFERFYKADRARSKSGSGLGLAIAKHTIQAHNGKIWVASEQGNGSTFSFSLPLK, from the coding sequence TTGTTCAAAAGTATTCAGTGGCGGATCGCAATACCTTTTATAATCCTCATACTCGTTAGTACGGGGATTACTGGCGGTTACCTCATAAGCTCTGTAAGAAACTCACAGATCGATAATTTAAGATTCCACCTAGAAGAAGAAGCCCGTATAACCGCTGAAGCCAGTTTGCCACTACTTATTCAGAATAGCGACCTTGATATTTTAGCAAAGAAATTAGGGCAAGAAATCGAAGCACGAGTCACTATCATTGCTCCGAACGGGAAAGTTTTAGGTGACTCGCAAGAGAACCCAGCCGCGATGGAAAACCACGCCACCCGCCCTGAGGTGAAAGATGCTCTAACCTCAGGCTTTGGTGAAAGTACCCGTTATAGCATTACCCTGAATGAACAGATGATGTATGTTGCAGTACCTATTTATAGCCAGGAAACTGTCCTTGGAGTAGCAAGGGTAGCTTTGCCACTGACGGCTATCCAAAAATCAATAAATCATTTAACACTTACTATCATTCTTACAATGGTAGGTTTAGCTTTGTTAACAGTATTGGCTGCTTGGTTTATTGCTCGCAGGACTACGGGACCGCTTCGGCAACTTACCAAAGCAACCAAGCAAATTACAGCCGGTCAATTAGGCCGAAAAATTACCTTAAATACTGGAGATGAAATAGGGCAGCTCGGCAATGCTTTTAATGAAATGTCATCAAGCTTAAAGAGCACAATGGAAGCGGTCTCAGCAGAAAAAGCCAAACTATCAACGGTTCTTAATAATATGGTCGATGGCGTAATATTAACTGACAAAGAGGGTATCATTTCAACTGCGAACCGCACCGCCAGTAAATTGTTTGGATTTGAAGATAAGAATGTGTCAGGTAAATCCATAATCGAAGTGGTGCGCGAGCATGAAGTTGATGCAGTGTTAGTAAGGTGCTTACAAACCAGTAAAGAACAGTCAGCCCAATTTGAGTCGGCCGTAACGAAACGTTTCATAAGAGTAATAGCCGCACCGGTTATTGATGGCAAGCCAAGCGAAATCCTACTGCTCTTTCAAGATCTCACGGAATTAAGAAACCTGCAAACAATGCGTAAGGAATTAGTAGGTAATATATCTCATGAGTTGAGGACACCCATTACTGGCATCAAAGCCATGGTCGAGACCTTGCATGACGGAGCAATCGATGATAAAGAAGCCGCTAAGGACTTCTTAACCCGGATTGAATCTGAAGTTGACCGTTTGGCGCAGACGGTTTCTGAATTAACTGAGCTCAGTCGTATCGAAACTGGTAAAGCTGAATTAAGGCTTGAGCCTTTAGATCTCAATGTCCTGGTCAAAGATGTGATTGAGCAGCTACAACCTTTAGCAGAAAGGCAACAGGTGACCGTATCTGCTACTTTGGCGAAAGATTTACCCGAAGTCCTGGCTGACCGAGATCGTATCAGGCAAACGATTATTAATTTGGTTCATAATGCCGTTAAGTTTAATAGAGTTGGTGGCAACGTGAAACTATATACCAAGACCAACAATAATGAAGTTATCGTAGATATATCAGACACAGGTATTGGAATTTCAAAAGATGATTTACCTCATGTCTTTGAGCGATTTTATAAAGCCGATAGAGCCCGTTCAAAAAGTGGTAGTGGACTTGGGTTAGCTATTGCCAAGCACACTATCCAAGCCCACAACGGAAAAATATGGGTTGCGAGTGAACAGGGCAACGGTTCCACATTTAGCTTCAGCTTACCTCTCAAATAA
- a CDS encoding hypothetical protein (KEGG: sfu:Sfum_3524 hypothetical protein) gives MKRISMVLIAGLLVLALAAPVALGAERVSKESGDHGNIGQAGNSNNAFTELVTKNPDTWEVDTQGAWAKLKYGLTGDVFDFHLNAHGLEAGVAYALIYYPDPWPGEGLIVLGEAVADEDGNLLIKGSAETGTLPGEGDENTEGAKIWLVLSADLGEGSMVGWNPTGYLFEYSLINYDAGAEAGEEPEVEAGSADTGKPDKEKSNNGLAKGKNK, from the coding sequence ATGAAAAGAATTTCTATGGTACTGATTGCCGGTTTGCTGGTGCTGGCTCTGGCCGCCCCGGTGGCTCTCGGTGCCGAACGCGTATCCAAGGAGAGCGGCGACCACGGCAATATCGGGCAGGCGGGCAACTCCAACAATGCCTTCACCGAACTGGTGACCAAGAATCCGGACACCTGGGAAGTTGACACCCAAGGCGCCTGGGCTAAACTCAAATACGGTCTCACCGGCGATGTTTTCGACTTCCACTTGAACGCTCACGGCCTGGAAGCCGGCGTCGCCTATGCTCTCATATACTATCCTGACCCCTGGCCGGGTGAGGGTCTGATCGTTCTGGGCGAAGCAGTCGCCGATGAAGACGGTAATCTGCTGATAAAAGGTTCGGCGGAGACCGGCACTCTGCCGGGTGAAGGTGATGAAAACACCGAAGGCGCCAAGATATGGCTGGTGTTGTCGGCTGACCTGGGAGAAGGTTCCATGGTTGGCTGGAATCCCACCGGCTATCTCTTCGAATACAGCCTCATCAATTATGACGCCGGCGCAGAAGCCGGTGAAGAGCCTGAGGTTGAAGCCGGTTCCGCCGACACCGGCAAACCGGACAAGGAAAAAAGCAATAACGGCTTGGCCAAAGGCAAGAACAAGTAA
- a CDS encoding conserved hypothetical protein (KEGG: deg:DehalGT_0073 hypothetical protein), which yields MNTLFVINAAFNTGQIVATRGVYDLACENPDFAQFIQKSLNRHVKGDWGDVDEEDKQANDQALKQDTRLLSAYNDDRFPKNGVANIWIITEADRSSTTILFPDEY from the coding sequence ATGAATACATTATTCGTAATCAACGCTGCTTTCAATACTGGCCAGATTGTCGCCACCAGAGGAGTCTACGACCTTGCGTGTGAAAACCCCGACTTTGCCCAATTCATTCAGAAGTCCCTTAATCGTCACGTTAAGGGTGACTGGGGTGATGTGGATGAAGAGGACAAGCAGGCTAACGACCAGGCGCTGAAACAAGATACACGTTTGTTATCGGCTTACAACGATGACCGCTTTCCTAAGAATGGAGTGGCTAACATCTGGATAATCACCGAGGCCGATCGGAGCTCAACCACTATTCTATTCCCCGACGAATACTAG
- a CDS encoding two component transcriptional regulator, winged helix family (KEGG: det:DET0135 DNA-binding response regulator~PFAM: response regulator receiver; transcriptional regulator domain protein~SMART: response regulator receiver) yields the protein MQNKVLIVEDDPNLLKTLKYNLNKESYDVVIAADGEQALEVARKEKPDLILLDIMLPKLSGFEVCRILRKEMNSPILMLTAKADETDKIVGLEIGADDYVTKPFSMRELIARVRAMLRRTQIMETKPSEDKIIKIGDIRVDIDRHQASLAEVILELKPKEFDLLAFLARNKGLVFSREQLLEKVWGYDYAGDTRTVDVHIRWLRQKIENDPGNPTYLVTVRGTGYKLEG from the coding sequence ATGCAAAATAAAGTATTAATTGTTGAGGACGACCCTAATCTACTGAAAACTCTCAAATACAACCTGAACAAAGAGAGTTATGATGTGGTCATTGCTGCGGATGGGGAGCAGGCACTTGAGGTAGCTCGTAAGGAAAAACCTGATCTTATCTTGCTCGATATTATGTTGCCGAAACTTAGTGGGTTTGAAGTATGCCGCATCCTCCGCAAGGAAATGAATTCACCTATTTTAATGTTAACTGCGAAAGCTGATGAGACTGACAAAATAGTTGGGCTTGAAATTGGGGCCGATGACTATGTCACCAAGCCTTTTAGCATGAGAGAGCTGATAGCTCGCGTTAGAGCCATGCTTCGCAGGACACAAATTATGGAGACGAAACCGTCCGAAGATAAAATTATTAAAATTGGAGACATCAGAGTTGATATAGATCGGCATCAGGCTTCATTAGCGGAAGTTATCCTGGAACTGAAACCAAAAGAGTTTGATTTATTGGCTTTTCTAGCTAGAAACAAGGGTTTGGTTTTTAGCAGAGAGCAGCTGTTAGAAAAAGTATGGGGTTATGATTATGCTGGCGATACCAGGACGGTTGACGTGCACATCCGGTGGTTAAGGCAGAAAATTGAAAATGACCCGGGTAACCCAACCTATCTCGTAACTGTCAGGGGCACAGGTTATAAACTGGAAGGTTAG
- a CDS encoding DNA polymerase III beta chain (manually curated~PFAM: DNA polymerase III beta chain~KEGG: deg:DehalGT_0221 DNA polymerase III beta chain~SMART: DNA polymerase III beta chain), protein MNIEGKRSGEGFCAHKAILVNALSRALAERVVLMDFTIGRKGFLTYIKSLGGSNVVKVVPSSNGDASGLRVADKRLKVVCGANTSYLDDMAWVGDKTPLTLCDVRVSPSNSVKPNLGALELSEALSRVVPFTAKEDNRPVLQCVLFKVADGKLTMVSADGYRLAMVKLDFDGDEGQVLINRDELRGVISALRRAYRVRVGFEKSGESLDGMSLVLDTELIRYKWRGADGNFPEYEKLIPAYFNTFVSFDTNEAIRAVSSLKVLSDSKAYPIDLTIGNGKLTMSSPDDKGMAEIPADTQGEGRIRLDGSYLADALRACGGMVELKLVDSKSPMLFTSPDYELVVMPMFAGESQKPKGETQTAEPVKAETEPAEDTEPTEPEAEMVSEAEKAQAVAEAEAITKADKPKRKRSKAKEPVAVA, encoded by the coding sequence TTGAATATTGAGGGCAAGCGTTCAGGTGAGGGCTTTTGTGCTCACAAGGCGATATTGGTAAACGCTCTATCAAGGGCACTAGCCGAAAGGGTAGTGCTGATGGATTTCACGATAGGGCGTAAAGGCTTTCTTACCTACATTAAGTCATTAGGCGGGAGTAACGTTGTAAAAGTCGTTCCCTCGTCTAACGGCGATGCCAGCGGGTTGCGGGTTGCCGATAAAAGACTGAAGGTGGTTTGCGGAGCAAATACCAGTTACCTTGACGATATGGCTTGGGTAGGTGATAAAACACCTCTAACACTCTGCGATGTCAGAGTAAGTCCTTCCAATTCCGTCAAGCCTAACCTCGGAGCACTGGAGCTATCGGAAGCACTATCAAGGGTCGTGCCGTTCACCGCTAAAGAGGATAACAGACCTGTTTTACAGTGTGTCCTCTTCAAGGTGGCAGACGGCAAGCTCACGATGGTAAGCGCCGATGGTTACAGACTTGCGATGGTGAAGCTGGATTTTGACGGTGATGAAGGGCAAGTCCTGATAAATCGGGATGAGCTAAGGGGTGTAATCAGTGCTCTGCGAAGGGCATACAGGGTAAGGGTGGGCTTTGAGAAAAGCGGGGAAAGCCTTGACGGAATGAGCCTTGTTCTGGACACGGAGCTAATCCGCTATAAATGGCGGGGGGCTGACGGGAACTTTCCCGAATACGAGAAGCTCATACCCGCCTACTTCAATACCTTTGTTAGCTTTGATACTAACGAGGCAATCAGGGCGGTAAGCTCACTCAAAGTCCTGTCCGATAGCAAGGCATACCCGATAGACCTCACAATCGGCAACGGCAAGCTCACAATGTCCAGTCCCGATGATAAGGGAATGGCAGAGATACCCGCCGATACACAGGGCGAAGGCAGGATAAGACTGGATGGCAGTTACCTTGCTGACGCCTTAAGAGCTTGTGGCGGGATGGTAGAGCTTAAGCTGGTAGATAGTAAATCGCCAATGCTCTTTACCTCTCCCGACTATGAGCTTGTGGTAATGCCGATGTTTGCTGGTGAAAGCCAGAAGCCGAAAGGTGAGACACAGACCGCCGAGCCAGTCAAGGCAGAAACCGAACCCGCCGAGGATACCGAACCAACCGAGCCAGAAGCCGAGATGGTAAGCGAAGCCGAGAAAGCCCAAGCGGTAGCCGAAGCCGAAGCAATCACTAAAGCCGATAAGCCGAAGCGGAAGCGAAGCAAGGCAAAAGAACCAGTCGCCGTAGCATAA